Within Candidatus Poribacteria bacterium, the genomic segment CATGCCTCTATGTGTGTCTGAAGATAGAATGTGGATTCACCTTTGTAGAACCCCTGCAGGACCTCTTGTTTTCCGACGACAAGCCATTCGGGGAGGTGTTGATGGAAGAGGTGTGCCCATTCGTTTTCGGTTGTTGCATACCAAAAACCGTTACCCATCAACGGCACCAAGACTTGTAGCATGTCGCGACCTGCGAAAACGGAGGCTTGGCACAGCATCGCATAGATGGTTAACAACTCGCTCTGTGTAAACGCCAATGTTGGACGTAAACGACGCAGGACCGCGCTGAATCCGATAAGGACAAGCAACGTAAATAGAACATTAAAGAGTAATGCCAAACTCGTGGGGCGGTTGGAATCCCAGATATAACTGAGATGTAGAACCCAGTAGCTATTAAAGGGGATGAGAAGGATGCCGATCAGCGTTGCGCGTAGCGTAATAGGACTGTTTGATTTTTTAACGATTGAATCCGGGCTGCTGCGTCCGTTGTCCTTGCGGTATTCCAATTGTGAAGAAACCTCTCATAACCTGAAGCAGATGAAGGAGATAACCAGAGATGGTAATGATGATAATATTTAGTCTCGTTGTTATAATTATGATCTGTGGGGGTGTGCTGCTTGCACGCTTGGCAACGGTTGCCAAATCTAAGAGGTCGTGGATATGGGGATTTTTCATTCTCATCGTGCTTATCTGCGTGCCACTTTTTCTATTGGGTCTCGGCGTATGGTTTCTCCACTTTCGTGGAATATCGTCGGGACAATTTAGTCCATTTGGTTAATAGCGCGTTGCAAAATCAGAGGTTTTCCTCCGCAGATATTTCTTCTTGGGCAACTGGCGTTTTGCCTGCCAGATACAGAAACCATAGCGTAAGTGCGATTGCAATGAGAATCCACAGGACACCCCAAACCTCAGTCGGAATACCTGTGATCTCCGAGAGCATTCGGGCATCCGAACGGAGGTTCGATCTGTCCAGAACATCGCTTTTAATGTCAAGAATCGCGTAGAGACAACTCGTCACACCGATAATACGGAGAACCCAATCGTTGAACACTTCTGGGAGATAGAAACCGATGGCAACCAGCGCGATGCCAAAACCGATACCGAACAGATACGTAAATGTGCTCTCCCCGTAGCCGATGGAGATAGCCACCAGACCGACGCCGATAAGGATACTAATCACTTTATCGAAGTGAGTTCTCGCCGCCAAGAGTAAGATGAGTCCACCCCACAGCAGACTGCCAAGATACCCCGCGGTCAACGTCAAAAACCGGGAGCCGCCTTGTGTCAGGGCATACCCTCCCTGCTGCGGGTTAATCTGGATCTCTACAATGCGACCGCCGGTTGCGACCGCCGCGAGTCCGTGGCTCACTTCATGCATAAAGACGACAAAGATTTTGAGGGGATACACAAACAGGGTATTCCATAAAAACACAATGCCAATGAAAATCAGAAGCAGCGCAATGTAACGTTTAAAAATTGATACCATAGAATCCTTTAAATTGCTTGCTTTTTACGGCAGAATCTGATATAGTATACCATAAGATGCTCAAAATATACAATTCTAAAGGTAAGGGACACGCTTTCAAAGCGTGCCTGTAAAAAAATGAATACATTCGGTCATCTTTTTCGGATTACAACCTGGGGCGAATCACACGGCGGAGCTGTCGGCGTTGTCGTTGACGGGTGTCCACCGCAAATCGACCTGGATATATCCACAATACAATTTGAACTGGATCGGCGGAGACCGGGGCAGAGCCATCTGACGACACCGCGTCAGGAGAGCGATATCGTTGAGATACTTTCCGGTGTCTTTGAGGGAAAGACGCTCGGGACGCCTATCTCCATGCTGGTGTGGAATAAAGACGCACGCCCGTCAGCCTACGAACACCTGAAAGACGTTTACAGACCCTCACACGCCGATTTTACATATCAAGAGAAGTACGGAATCCGAAACTGGCAAGGTGGCGGTAGGGCAAGTGCACGGGAAACCATCGGACGTGTCGCGGCGGGAGCAATTGCGAAGCAAGTTTTGCGCGAAATGTCCGGAACTGAAACGCTCGCTTATGTCAAACAGATTCATACCTTGGAAGCCGAAGTCGATGCAGATATGGTGACGCTTGAAGAGATAGAAGCGAGTCCTGTCCGGTGTCCCGACCCTATTGTCGGTCCGAAAATGGCGGAGCGCATCGATCAGGCGCGGCGGGATCTCGACTCTCTGGGGGGTATCATCGAATCGGTTGCTCGTAATGTGCCTGTTGGACTCGGCGAACCCGTGTTCGATAAACTCAAAGCGGATTTGGCGAAAGCAATGATGTCGCTCCCCGCAACGATGGGGTTCCAAATCGGCTCCGGTTTTGGTGGTGTTACAATGACGGGGTCTGAACATAACGATCCCTTTTATCTCGAAAAGGACGACCAAACGGAGCACATTCGGACGCGGACAAATAATTCCGGCGGTACACAGGGCGGTATTTCAAACGGCGAAAATATTCTGTTCCAAGTCGCTTTCAAACCGACAGCAACAATCGGTAAACCGCAACAGACCGTTGATATGCACGGGAGTGAGGTGACGTTAGAAGCAAGCGGACGACACGATCCCTGTGTTTTAGTGCGAGCCCCCGCTATTGTCGAAGCGATGGCAGCACTTGTTCTCACGGATCATCTACTCCGGCATCGTTCCAGATCTTAAGAGCCAAGGGTTTCCATTCAAGTTCCCGGAATTTTCCAATAGTTATTAACAAACCTTTCATAACTCAGGGGGATCAAAATTAACCAGAAACCACTGCGTAATGAAATGGAGCAGTGGACATTACCTCCCGTTCCATCTTCAGGAATACGCGAGCGCGTCTGCCGTGGCTACTGGCGAGTTTTGTAGGTGGCCTCCTCGCTCTCTATGTCATTGATATTTTTGAAGCACAATAGCGATTGATGTGGTCGGTATTTTCGCCTATTTTTTATTGGCGAAAGCTTTACTTTTTTGATGGGGATCAGAATAATGGCTACAGGATCGGAAATCAAAGGCATCATACCTGATGAAGCGTTGGAAGTCTGCGCTCGACAGATAATTGTGAGCTACTTTCATGAAATGCTGTCCTACAAAAAGGGAGCCAAAGAGGGAACTGATATCGAATTTGTCCACGATATGCGTGTCACCTCGCGTCGGTTACGAGCCGCGATGGACAATTTCGCTGACTGTTTTCCAAAGAGACCGTTCAAAAAACATTACAAAAAGGTAAAGGCAATAACCCGAACCATGGGAGCCGTGCGGGATTTGGATGTCCTCATCGTTCGTTTTGAGACCGAATTGGTGAATCTGACGGAGGGGGAGCGGTCGGACATCCGAGAGGTAATTGAGCACCTACAGCGGAAACGGAAAGACGCACGAGAACCGATGCTAATGCTCTTTGAAGAACTCGAAGAAACCGGTTTTGAGACCGAGTTTTTAGAATTTTTTGCAGATCGCCAATCCACCTTACCGAACTGCAAGGTGTAATTGGAAAGAAAAAGTATACCAAGGCGCGTAGCTCGTAATGTAATCGAGAGCGGGTATACGGAGAGGAACTTGATGGTTATCAACCGACCTCACCGAACCGCAAGGTATAATTAAAAAATGGCGAAGGCGCATAAAATTACCGGTGTTGCACCGCTGCGGAGTTATCGGGAGAACGCACGCATCATTCTCCCACAAAGGCTTGAAGAGGTGTATACGTGGGAACCGTTCATTCGAGACGAGACGAAGCGTGAAGAACTCCACAATATGCGGATCTCCATTAAACGCCTCCGGTATACGATGGAACTTTTTCGTGTGGCTTCTGGATTACCGGCTGATGACCAATACGCTGGGTTTCTCGCCGTAATCGTTGATTTACAAGAGATACTCGGTGATATTCACGACGCTGATGTCGTCTTGGAGGTCTTAGCGGATTATACATCTCAATCGGGAAACCGGGAAGGACAGGTTGATATCCCATCGGGTGTAGCAACGCTCATCGCTCGGACGCAGGAAACCCGCAAAGCGGATTATGAAACGTTTTTGGAAAAATGGGACCAACTCTCCGCCGCAGGTTTCAAACAGGAATTGTTATCATTTTTTCTGTCATAGAAAAACCAAACACGCCTCAACGAACCGCAAGGAGAGTTAAAAATATGAGTGCTAATGTTATCGGTGTGGATATGGGCGGCACTAAGATTCTGTCCGCTGTCATTGATACAGAGGGGAATGTCTTAGCCACAGCCAAAGTCCCAACGAAGGCGGACAGAGACGTATCCGAAGTGATTGATCGGATCGCAGGTTCCGTCCAGAAAGCGATTGACAAATCAGGCGTTGCCTCCGATTCAATTCAAGCGATTGGCATTGGTGCCCCGGGACCGCTTGACCCCGCAACAGGTGTTGTCATTTTCGCACCGAATCTCGGCTGGCAGGACGTTCCACTGAAGACAGAGTTAGAAACACGCACGGGCTTCCCAACTTTTGTTGACAATGATGTGAACGTCGGAACGCTCGGTGAACACGTGTTTGGTGCGGGACAAGGTGTTCAGAATGTCGTTGGAATTTTTGTAGGCACGGGTATCGGTGGTGGCATCATTCTAAACGGTGAATTGTTCCATGGGGCAAGTAAGACGGCTGGTGAAATCGGACATATCATCGTCAAAGCGGGCGGACCCCGCTGTGGCTGTGGCACGCGTGGATGTTTAGAAGCAATCGCCAGCCGCACGGCGATGACAAAGCAATTCCGAAAGGCTATTCTAAAAAAGGGAAAGAAGAGTATAATTTCCGAACTCACCGGCGGTGACCTGAGTGCGATTCGGAGTGGCGTTTTAGCGAAAGCGATCCGCGCAAACGATAAGTTAACCCTCAAAATTTTCAAAAAAGTAACGAAATATCTTGGTATTGGCATTGGTTCTATTGTAAATTTCTTGAATCCGGAGATGATTGTGCTGGGTGGGGGTGTCGTTGAAGCATTGGACGATAAATTCTTGGACGATATCCGTACCGCCGCTGAAAAATACGCGCTGCCCAATACGCTGAGCGGGGTTCAAATTGTACCGGCAAAACTGGGCGATAATTCCGCTATTCTGGGCGCAGCTGCCTTAGCACGACAACGATCCGAAACGGCGTAGCGAAACTGAGACCCGACGGTATCGTTTTACTTTTCTATAGCAAGTTTTGGCTTGCAAGCTGCGCCAAAATCGAGGGAGAGTGAATCCATGTTAGTTGATGATAACAGAGAAGAACACCGGATGATGATTTTCGGCAACGATAGCCGCCTCGTTCAAGAGCGGTTAATCGTGGAAAAAGATGCAAAGCGGGACGGAATCTTGGCACAGAAGGTTCACGTGGACTCCTATACCGTCACGCTGTATGTGTTGCTGAAGGATTACGGACTTACGCCGGTCTTTCGCATCAAGCCACGCATCCGCTTCCATCGCTCTAACTACGATAACCTCTCTTCGAGTGCACCCCTAAAGTATCGTCTTGATGACATCATCCATTTCGCTGAGTTAAAACGCGGCATTGACTTGACAGAAAACATTGATGATGTCAAACTCGCAGAAATCCTCGGAGACGCGCCTGCCCTCAAGGATGTAACAGGGGACCCAGCGTTGCATCTCGTCTCACAACGCGATGTTTTCCTTCGAAACCCTCCTTTTAAAACCAAAACCAAGGTTTTTGGAAAGAATGAAGATGAAGGTGTAGAAGAAGGGAGGATTCAGATTGGGACGTTCCTTGATGCGCTCAATCAACCGAAACAGACTGAGCAGATTTTCAAACGTTTTGCACGCGGGAAAGAATTTGCCCGTGATTTGCGAGAAGCCTTAGCACCTTACGAAGATTTTGAATTTCAGTTTGGACTCTATTCTCGGTATGAACGGCGAGATTGCATATTAGCGGATGGAGATGCGGAAACCAGTGGGAATTATCGTGCCACATTCGACCCATGGACAGCACTCGGGTATATCCGAACTGCCGGCGATGCGCAACAGTTCCAAATTTTAGCACACGAACGCGGCACCCGGTGGGAGCACAAAGTTATGTTGGAGCAACTGGATGCACCAACGCTTGAGCGGCTTGCTACGGAGATCCCTGGACTCCGCCGCCAGTATCTGATCGGACGGGTTTTGTCGAAAAGTCAAACGGCATTGACCCGCTTAGCCGAACTGCGCCAATCGCAACTGAATCTCACAACCGATTTGCATACCGGATATACGCTCCAGTTAGAAATGCCCGTCGCGAAGAAGCGGTTCTCTGTCATAGAACATCGTCGAAAATTGCGGCGTATTTTTAACGGTGGCGGTGCTTATTGCCTGCATCCACTCAACGGGGAGTTTGTTGAAAGGCATCATAACATGGCGAAAGGCATCCGAGAGGGTATCGTCTGGACTTTAGATGCTGTTGATTTGTTTACAGGGCAACCGCCATTAAAGGACCAGAACGAAGAGTTTCTTATCATCAAAACGCCGCATCAGAACAAATTCGTGGTCCGCTCTGCCCAAGAACTTCGCGAACGCCTGCCTCAAAACGGATTTGACAAGTGTTGGAACGAAGCCGTCGATGTCGGTGGGTATACCATCCTCAGCCGGATGACCGGGAGGGTCTATCTCGTGAGCTACGGACGAAGGAATACCGGCAGCATCCGTGAAGGCAATGTTACCCAGGACGATGTTGCGCATTATCTCTCAATTGAATACTTAGGACTGGATCCTGATCGTATTGGAAATTCACGTTTCGGCGTGCCGCTCCATGTCCAGCAGGGTTTCTTTGAAAGAATCTTCAGCAGGCGACCTGTCCCGCCCATCTTTAGCCAGTTGATGCAAACCGAGGCACAGGTCATCGCAGAAATGAAAACCCTCGCGCGGCACTGTAAAGAGAAACTGGAGATTC encodes:
- a CDS encoding M50 family metallopeptidase — protein: MVSIFKRYIALLLIFIGIVFLWNTLFVYPLKIFVVFMHEVSHGLAAVATGGRIVEIQINPQQGGYALTQGGSRFLTLTAGYLGSLLWGGLILLLAARTHFDKVISILIGVGLVAISIGYGESTFTYLFGIGFGIALVAIGFYLPEVFNDWVLRIIGVTSCLYAILDIKSDVLDRSNLRSDARMLSEITGIPTEVWGVLWILIAIALTLWFLYLAGKTPVAQEEISAEENL
- the aroC gene encoding chorismate synthase, which encodes MNTFGHLFRITTWGESHGGAVGVVVDGCPPQIDLDISTIQFELDRRRPGQSHLTTPRQESDIVEILSGVFEGKTLGTPISMLVWNKDARPSAYEHLKDVYRPSHADFTYQEKYGIRNWQGGGRASARETIGRVAAGAIAKQVLREMSGTETLAYVKQIHTLEAEVDADMVTLEEIEASPVRCPDPIVGPKMAERIDQARRDLDSLGGIIESVARNVPVGLGEPVFDKLKADLAKAMMSLPATMGFQIGSGFGGVTMTGSEHNDPFYLEKDDQTEHIRTRTNNSGGTQGGISNGENILFQVAFKPTATIGKPQQTVDMHGSEVTLEASGRHDPCVLVRAPAIVEAMAALVLTDHLLRHRSRS
- a CDS encoding ROK family protein: MSANVIGVDMGGTKILSAVIDTEGNVLATAKVPTKADRDVSEVIDRIAGSVQKAIDKSGVASDSIQAIGIGAPGPLDPATGVVIFAPNLGWQDVPLKTELETRTGFPTFVDNDVNVGTLGEHVFGAGQGVQNVVGIFVGTGIGGGIILNGELFHGASKTAGEIGHIIVKAGGPRCGCGTRGCLEAIASRTAMTKQFRKAILKKGKKSIISELTGGDLSAIRSGVLAKAIRANDKLTLKIFKKVTKYLGIGIGSIVNFLNPEMIVLGGGVVEALDDKFLDDIRTAAEKYALPNTLSGVQIVPAKLGDNSAILGAAALARQRSETA
- a CDS encoding CHAD domain-containing protein; translated protein: MGIRIMATGSEIKGIIPDEALEVCARQIIVSYFHEMLSYKKGAKEGTDIEFVHDMRVTSRRLRAAMDNFADCFPKRPFKKHYKKVKAITRTMGAVRDLDVLIVRFETELVNLTEGERSDIREVIEHLQRKRKDAREPMLMLFEELEETGFETEFLEFFADRQSTLPNCKV
- a CDS encoding CHAD domain-containing protein, with the translated sequence MAKAHKITGVAPLRSYRENARIILPQRLEEVYTWEPFIRDETKREELHNMRISIKRLRYTMELFRVASGLPADDQYAGFLAVIVDLQEILGDIHDADVVLEVLADYTSQSGNREGQVDIPSGVATLIARTQETRKADYETFLEKWDQLSAAGFKQELLSFFLS